The sequence ggagaaggtggaggaagaagaagaggaggaggaagacgaggaggaggaggaggaggaggaggaggaggaggaggaggaggaggaagaggaagaagaggaggaagaggaggaggaggaggaggaggaggaagaggaggaggaagaggaggaggaggaggaggagaaggaggagaaggaggagcaggaggaggaagaggaggaggaggaagaggaaaaagaagaagaagaagaagaagaagacgaaaaagaagacgaagaagaagaagaagaagaagaagaaaaggaggaggaagaagaagaaaaagaggaagaggaggaggaggaggaataggaataggaagaggaagaggaggaggaggaggaggaggaagaggaagaagaggaagaagaggaagaggaggaagaggaggaggaggaggaggaggacaagagagagatagaaggacgAATTTTCTGTCACCTTGAAAAGATGGACTTTACGTGTTGACGAAAAAAGTGATGAATTATAGAACCGTCGTTAACTACAAAAATAGTTTTTGGCAGGATATATCTGCACGCGAGAAGACACCCACAATAATTcggaataacataaataatactaaagaaACACGGCAATAGAAGATGGATATGAAAGACGAATGTGCATAGCAGAGAATCGTATACCCGAAAGACCACGAAATTCGGAGAGCATTCGACGGCACATAccatgacatatatatttttagaggcACTGAATATCATTACATAACCAGACTATAGATGGAAGCTAAGGACGATCCATGCTTATTTACAGATAAGTTTGTGTTTATGTCAGACCCGAAGACctcttaaggaaaaaaaaaaaaaaaaaaaaaaaaaaaaaaaaaaaaaaaaacttgtgttaCAACCACATCGCAGAcccagagagaagggggggggggtagaattcaGAGGCGGATGTTTGTTACAGTTGCGTCAACGAGAGCTTGGACGGATTTGTGTAACGGACACCACCTTTACGTACGTGAGCGAATTTCGAGATGGAACCCAGTGAGCTGAATTATTCTGGAGTGGATGTTTGTTACACCCACGGACTCGCGAACTCCTTGAGTGCAGCTGAACTTTTGAACACGCTTAATCCCGGCAAAATAAGAACTTTAAAAGTCTTCAGTGTgtgctttttatataaaaaaattgtttttttacgttctagaaaaaaaaaattgactaaggaggaaaaatgacagagaaagagaagtgatcGCATGAACCTTTACTTTTAAAAGTAATTCCAGCAATATCGAGAACTCTGATGGATTGGCATGCTGGCTCGGGATAATTAACGAAAGACCGTACAAGATTCTGAGGCTTAGTTTTCCTGGCGAAGATGAACAGCAGGCGGAGAGCGACAGCATCTGATATCAACAAAAATGCTAACATtctaacaagagaaaaaagatagcaatttttttaaaaagatatatggaAGCTGCACTTCGAAATATgtggcaaaaaaatatttcaccACGTACGTCGTTAGACTGAGGAGAAAGAAAACTATTTAAATGAATTGGGTGAACTTACGGCATTCCACGATCAAGACTCGAGGCGTGACTAAAATAACCAATGCCAGACTTTTCACTCGAAAATTACTACGGAGAATTATCCGATGTTTTACATGAAATGGAAGAAGCAAAAACGTTTGGGTTCACCAAATATATGGATCTGTCATgtcattaaaagaagaaaattttgaaCAGAAGCACGTTGCAAGCATTAGAGTTCGATTCCTGTGTCATTGTTAACTTTAAAGGAATTAACATTCACTCGCTGAATGATTACAGAGAGAATCGCACCAAAAATAAACACCATCTCCAGGTTTATCAAAAAATTGACAAATCTTTTATTTTCGATATGTTTAtcgatcgaagagagagagagagcaaatgatatgatgtatattaatgtaatctaataatgaataagattataaaaatactatgtacacacacacacacacacacacacacacacacacacacacatatatatatatatatatatatatatatatattatatatatatatatataatatatatatatatatatatatatatatatatatatatatatatatatttatatatatatatatatatatatatatatatatataatatatatatatatatattatgtgtgtgtgtgtgtgtgtgtgtgttgtgtgtgtgtgtgtgtgtgtgtgtgtgtgtgtgtgtgtgtatgtatatgtgtgtgtatgtgtgtgtatgtgtgtgtgtgtgtgtgcatgtgtgtgtgtgtgtgtgtgtgtgtgt is a genomic window of Penaeus monodon isolate SGIC_2016 chromosome 10, NSTDA_Pmon_1, whole genome shotgun sequence containing:
- the LOC119577505 gene encoding LOW QUALITY PROTEIN: cilia- and flagella-associated protein 251-like (The sequence of the model RefSeq protein was modified relative to this genomic sequence to represent the inferred CDS: substituted 2 bases at 2 genomic stop codons); translated protein: EEEEEEEEEEEEEEDDDDDDDDDDEVEEEVEVEEEVEVEVEEKEEEEEEEEEEEEEEEEEKVEEEEEEEEDEEEEEEEEEEEEEEEEEEEEEEEEEEEEEEEEEEEEEEEEEEKEEKEEQEEEEEEEEEEKEEEEEEEDEKEDEEEEEEEEEKEEEEEEKEEEEEEEEXEXEEEEEEEEEEEEEEEEEEEEEEEEEEEEEDKREIEGRIFCHLEKMDFTC